The Brachyhypopomus gauderio isolate BG-103 chromosome 2, BGAUD_0.2, whole genome shotgun sequence genome contains a region encoding:
- the LOC143497638 gene encoding uncharacterized protein LOC143497638 isoform X1, producing MFLKMPTIQNLRFQHSLQNPSPKWLLWMGPGCCTKQLEAQGNESLTLCHLRQRAILVPNWQLAIRDYIMPIQGSLDTSPLPFTAEEFSRMPKAKCNNCQIPVPVQLLSLHVKDCQQTVNVSDSDCEVANDQTELCPICEVPYPVNSLPLHASSCGEESERPLSSHLDPGEEPSTSYAATMVQSVLTNASPLRPGIEAWKSIKDPQEALRFFLEQLKQEGESQPSLYLNLDATDDEQRDGSLIRFYKEDREKRQWTAPFHCMIKGDAAIGVGVARHILSLAISRLKHGFNLNFGNAAETLLFEGEPEHLVPAASPVLLESDLFRMAGRILGHSVINGGPTLSGLSRAVVSALMNGQNEMTKSKLCLNDCPDMEQRETFC from the exons ATGTTCCTGAAGATGCCAACCATTCAGAA TCTCAGATTTCAGCACTCCTTACAGAATCCTTCCCCAAAATGGCTGCTTTGGATGGGGCCTGGTTGCTGTACAAAGCAGCTG GAGGCTCAGGGCAACGAAAGCTTAACGTTGTGTCACCTGAGGCAGAGGGCTATTCTGGTGCCCAACTGGCAACTGGCTATACGGGATTATATTATGCCCATCCAGGGCAGCTTGGACACCAGCCCTTTGCCCTTCACAGCTGAAGAGTTCTCCAGGATGCCTAAGGCAAAGTGCAACAACTGTCAGATCCCTGTACCTGTGCAGCTGCTGTCACTTCATGTTAAAGACTGTCAGCAAACTGTCAAC GTCTCTGACTCTGATTGTGAAGTTGCCAATGATCAAACTGAG CTTTGCCCCATCTGTGAGGTGCCATACCCTGTGAATAGCCTGCCTTTACATGCAAGCTCATGTGGTGAAGAGTCAGAGCG ACCACTTAGCAGTCATCTTGACCCTGGTGAGGAACCCAGCACGTCCTATGCAGCTACTATGGTTCAGTCAGTACTTACAAATGCTTCCCCCTTACGTCCAGGAATAGAAG CATGGAAATCGATAAAAGACCCACAAGAGGCTTTACGCTTCTTTTTGGAACAACTTAAGCAAGAAGGGGAGAGTCAGCCTTCGCTATATTTGAACTTGGATGCAACAGATGACGAGCAAAGGGACGGTTCGCTTATCCGTTTCTACAAAGAGGACCGTGAAAAACGCCAGTGGACAGCTCCTTTCCACTGCATGATTAAAG GGGATGCTGCTATTGGAGTAGGTGTGGCTAGACATATCCTATCATTAGCCATTTCCAGGTTAAAACACGGATTTAACCTAAACTTTG GCAATGCAGCAGAGACTCTCCTGTTTGAAGGAGAACCTGAGCACCTGGTCCCTGCTGCATCACCAGTGCTGTTGGAGAGTGACCTGTTCCGCATGGCGGGAAGGATCCTTGGCCACTCTGTGATTAATGGTGGTCCTACACTGAGTGGGTTGAGTCGGGCAGTAGTCAGTGCTTTGATGAATGGCCAAAATGAGATGACGAAATCAAAACTGTGCCTAAATGACTGCCCTGACATGGAGCAAAGGGAAACCTT CTGCTGA
- the LOC143497638 gene encoding uncharacterized protein LOC143497638 isoform X2, with amino-acid sequence MFLKMPTIQKFQHSLQNPSPKWLLWMGPGCCTKQLEAQGNESLTLCHLRQRAILVPNWQLAIRDYIMPIQGSLDTSPLPFTAEEFSRMPKAKCNNCQIPVPVQLLSLHVKDCQQTVNVSDSDCEVANDQTELCPICEVPYPVNSLPLHASSCGEESERPLSSHLDPGEEPSTSYAATMVQSVLTNASPLRPGIEAWKSIKDPQEALRFFLEQLKQEGESQPSLYLNLDATDDEQRDGSLIRFYKEDREKRQWTAPFHCMIKGDAAIGVGVARHILSLAISRLKHGFNLNFGNAAETLLFEGEPEHLVPAASPVLLESDLFRMAGRILGHSVINGGPTLSGLSRAVVSALMNGQNEMTKSKLCLNDCPDMEQRETFC; translated from the exons ATGTTCCTGAAGATGCCAACCATTCAGAA ATTTCAGCACTCCTTACAGAATCCTTCCCCAAAATGGCTGCTTTGGATGGGGCCTGGTTGCTGTACAAAGCAGCTG GAGGCTCAGGGCAACGAAAGCTTAACGTTGTGTCACCTGAGGCAGAGGGCTATTCTGGTGCCCAACTGGCAACTGGCTATACGGGATTATATTATGCCCATCCAGGGCAGCTTGGACACCAGCCCTTTGCCCTTCACAGCTGAAGAGTTCTCCAGGATGCCTAAGGCAAAGTGCAACAACTGTCAGATCCCTGTACCTGTGCAGCTGCTGTCACTTCATGTTAAAGACTGTCAGCAAACTGTCAAC GTCTCTGACTCTGATTGTGAAGTTGCCAATGATCAAACTGAG CTTTGCCCCATCTGTGAGGTGCCATACCCTGTGAATAGCCTGCCTTTACATGCAAGCTCATGTGGTGAAGAGTCAGAGCG ACCACTTAGCAGTCATCTTGACCCTGGTGAGGAACCCAGCACGTCCTATGCAGCTACTATGGTTCAGTCAGTACTTACAAATGCTTCCCCCTTACGTCCAGGAATAGAAG CATGGAAATCGATAAAAGACCCACAAGAGGCTTTACGCTTCTTTTTGGAACAACTTAAGCAAGAAGGGGAGAGTCAGCCTTCGCTATATTTGAACTTGGATGCAACAGATGACGAGCAAAGGGACGGTTCGCTTATCCGTTTCTACAAAGAGGACCGTGAAAAACGCCAGTGGACAGCTCCTTTCCACTGCATGATTAAAG GGGATGCTGCTATTGGAGTAGGTGTGGCTAGACATATCCTATCATTAGCCATTTCCAGGTTAAAACACGGATTTAACCTAAACTTTG GCAATGCAGCAGAGACTCTCCTGTTTGAAGGAGAACCTGAGCACCTGGTCCCTGCTGCATCACCAGTGCTGTTGGAGAGTGACCTGTTCCGCATGGCGGGAAGGATCCTTGGCCACTCTGTGATTAATGGTGGTCCTACACTGAGTGGGTTGAGTCGGGCAGTAGTCAGTGCTTTGATGAATGGCCAAAATGAGATGACGAAATCAAAACTGTGCCTAAATGACTGCCCTGACATGGAGCAAAGGGAAACCTT CTGCTGA
- the sema3ab gene encoding semaphorin-3ab, whose amino-acid sequence MDYLWGIALLLAGLTWSRGAAGAQQGKGSIPRLKLSYREMLDSNNLLTFNGLANSSAYHTLLLDEEKGRLFVGAKDHILSFNLIDINMEQQMIPWPPSSSRRDECRWAGKDVQKECSNFIKVLQPFNQTHLYACGTGAFHPVCAHVEVGRRPEDNIFRLDSSHFENGRGKSPYDPKLLTASLLIDGELYSGTSADFMGRDFAIFRTLGKHHPIRTEQHDSRWLNDPRFVSVHLIQESDNPEDDKIYLFFRESAIDGEQTSKATHARIGQLCKNDFGGHRSLVNKWTTFLKARLICSVPGYNGIDTHFDELQDVFLMSSKDPKNPVIYAVFTTSSNIFKGSAVCMYSMADIRRVFLGPYAHRDGPNYQWVPYLGRVPYPRPGTCPSKTFGGFESTKDLPDDVVTFARSHPAMYNPVFPINNRPIIIKTEVDYQFTQIVVDRVEAEDGQYDVMFIGTDVGTVLKVVSIPRGTWHDLEEVLLEEMMVFREPTAITAMELSTKQQQLYLGSAVGVSQMPLHRCDVYGKACAECCLARDPYCAWDGAQCSRYFPTAKRRTRRQDIRNGDPLTQCSDLQRHDEERQQDRTLLDKTVYSVENSSSFLECSPKSQHALIYWQVQRHGEDHKQEIKADERVMGTEQGLLIRTLLQKDSGVYYCHAVEHGFIQTLLRLTLHVIPSEYLDDLLHRDPPDAGQPPHGKMWYQDFLSLINPPSLNSVDQLCEQVWRRERKQRRQKAHIMHASQSHASHLLHAGQSHANKWKLMQESKKGRNRRTHETQRPPRSV is encoded by the exons ATGGACTACCTGTGGGGCATCGCCCTCCTGCTGGCTGGGCTAACCTGGTCGCGCGGAGCTGCCGGAGCCCAGCAGGGGAAGGGGAGCATCCCCCGCCTCAAGCTGTCCTACAGAG AAATGCTGGATTCAAACAACTTGCTTACATTCAATGGCCTAGCCAACAGCTCCGCCTACCACACGCTCCTCCTGGATGAGGAGAAGGGGCGTCTCTTTGTGGGCGCCAAGGACCACATCCTGTCCTTCAACCTGATTGACATCAACATGGAGCAGCAGATG ATACCTTGGCCTCCCTCTTCATCACGCCGGGATGAGTGTAGATGGGCAGGTAAAGACGTGCAG AAAGAGTGCTCCAATTTTATAAAGGTGTTGCAGCCGTTCAATCAAACTCACCTTTATGCATGTGGCACTGGGGCCTTCCATCCCGTCTGTGCTCATGTGGAGGTGGGCAGGAGACCAGAG GACAACATCTTCAGGCTGGACTCATCACACTTTGAGAACGGCCGTGGAAAGAGCCCTTATGACCCAAAACTGCTGACTGCTTCACTGCTTATTG ATGGTGAGCTGTATTCTGGGACATCAGCAGACTTCATGGGGCGGGACTTTGCAATTTTCCGAACATTAGGGAAGCATCATCCAATCAGAACAGAGCAGCACGACTCCAGGTGGCTCAATG acccCAGGTTTGTCAGTGTCCACCTCATTCAGGAGAGTGATAACCCAGAAGATGACAAGATCTACCTGTTCTTCAGAGAGAGCGCCATCGACGGAGAGCAGACAAGCAAGGCCACCCATGCACGAATCGGACAGCTATGTAAA AATGACTTTGGAGGTCACAGGAGTTTGGTGAATAAATGGACGACCTTTCTGAAAGCACGACTCATCTGCTCTGTCCCAGGCTATAACGGCATCGACACACACTTTGATGAACTCC AGGATGTCTTTCTCATGAGCTCCAAGGACCCCAAGAATCCTGTCATCTACGCAGTCTTCACTACGTCCAG TAATATCTTCAAAGGCTCAGCAGTATGTATGTACAGCATGGCTGACATTAGGAGGGTGTTTCTGGGACCGTATGCTCACCGGGACGGCCCTAACTACCAGTGGGTGCCCTACCTGGGCAGGGTGCCGTACCCCCGACCTGGCACG TGTCCGAGCAAAACCTTCGGTGGTTTCGAATCGACGAAAGATCTGCCTGATGACGTTGTCACTTTCGCCCGGAGTCATCCGGCAATGTACAACCCCGTGTTTCCTATCAACAACCGCCCGATCATCATTAAGACTGAAGTGGATTACCAGTTTACCCAGATAGTGGTGGATAGAGTGGAGGCGGAAGATGGCCAGTATGATGTCATGTTCATTGGCACAG ATGTTGGCACGGTTCTTAAGGTGGTATCAATTCCCCGAGGCACCTGGCATGATCTGGAGGAGGTCTTACTGGAGGAGATGATGGTTTTCAGG GAGCCAACTGCTATCACTGCTATGGAACTCTCCACCAAGCAG CAACAGCTCTACCTGGGCTCGGCCGTCGGGGTCTCCCAGATGCCCCTGCATCGCTGTGATGTCTACGGGAAGGCGTGCGCCGAGTGCTGCTTGGCCCGCGACCCCTACTGCGCCTGGGACGGGGCCCAGTGCTCCCGATACTTCCCCACAGCTAAGAG gAGGACTCGGAGACAGGACATCAGGAACGGAGACCCTCTCACCCAGTGCTCGGATCTGCAGCGCCATG ATGAGGAGAGGCAGCAGGACAGAACCCTGCTGGACAAGACCGTGTACAGCGTGGAGAACAGCAGCTCCTTCCTGGAGTGCAGCCCCAAGTCCCAGCATGCTCTCATCTACTGGCAGGTTCAGAGACATGGGGAGGACCACAAACAGgag ataaagGCAGATGAGCGGGTGATGGGTACCGAGCAGGGTCTGCTGATCCGCACTTTGCTGCAGAAGGACTCGGGGGTGTATTACTGCCACGCCGTGGAGCACGGCTTCATCCAGACCCTCCTACGCCTCACCCTCCACGTCATCCCCTCTGAGTACCTGGACGACCTCTTACACCGTGACCCCCCTGACGCTGGCCAACCCCCCCATGGTAAGATGTGGTACCAGGACTTCCTGTCCCTCATCAACCCACCCAGTCTGAACAGCGTTGACCAGCTATGCGAGCAggtgtggaggagggagaggaaacAGCGTCGTCAGAAAGCCCACATCATGCATGCCAGCCAATCGCATGCCTCGCACCTCCTGCACGCGGGCCAATCGCACGCCAACAAGTGGAAGCTCATGCAGGAGAGCAAAAAGGGCCGTAATCGTAGGACCCACGAGACACAGCGGCCACCCCGCAGCGTGTGA